A genome region from Octopus sinensis linkage group LG26, ASM634580v1, whole genome shotgun sequence includes the following:
- the LOC115224900 gene encoding uncharacterized protein LOC115224900 translates to MFVEGDEKTLFQCGVLYIGSAVPLEASKGLEAIQQPLRERYPYKDDKEISGVEAVLSVTPTGIQMQYLKDSGSVMWFPISSLTFCAAVRCIHLLTRAGQRVPRFVSLNSPAAGGVYSQKPVIFAAITRRTKGRKFLECHSFICKSTGDAIGLVQSSKLADRAFRNGIVPSNIPSLSRMNSLSLRPQSESELHLLTDQKSPQSDLSPEFQEPPPTQGYFYGTGSTLARSYTVEKMNNDVLRIPRTLDRPVSRRHHSSVMVPSHSHYIPGPRRVVPVPVNISQSSRRFLSPPPSHILIRKDPYLFNSQSTLPTTYARLPPPLAPSISEKVGRSPSLVRSQRSSAGSTIRPEDNALRNSRKDTAIKNGRDTESSSGSSRPPSPPLDYEPFASALGGSKTHLSRKDRYEKGSFITSGAASPPSVIYPYDPYIYPAHLAGDPTMRPRSLSPPAAEIEHSTKNTRKKKEKSKKKSKKSAKKGSKDAELPNDNVEYSSEVLNGSDKQNRFMLDRAHAFQNERAFARSIAAESKKHGIYDQENTSYRHYPDSDLVN, encoded by the coding sequence ATGTTTGTCGAAGGGGATGAAAAGACGTTGTTTCAATGTGGGGTTTTGTACATTGGGAGTGCAGTACCCCTGGAAGCTTCCAAGGGCCTGGAAGCTATACAACAACCCTTAAGGGAACGTTACCCATACAAAGATGACAAAGAGATTAGTGGTGTGGAAGCTGTACTATCAGTGACACCCACTGGAATACAGATGCAGTATTTGAAGGACAGTGGCTCGGTGATGTGGTTCCCCATTTCATCGTTAACCTTTTGCGCAGCAGTACGGTGCATCCATTTATTGACGAGGGCAGGACAGAGAGTACCCCGATTTGTGTCCCTCAACTCGCCCGCTGCCGGTGGGGTGTACAGCCAGAAACCAGTGATTTTTGCTGCTATTACTCGAAGAACGAAAGGTAGGAAATTCCTTGAATGTCACTCGTTTATCTGCAAATCTACAGGAGATGCCATCGGTCTGGTGCAGTCTTCGAAGCTGGCTGACCGAGCATTTCGCAACGGAATTGTGCCGTCCAATATCCCGTCCCTATCACGCATGAATTCGCTCTCTTTACGGCCTCAAAGCGAAAGCGAACTCCATTTGCTAACCGACCAAAAGTCACCGCAAAGCGACCTGTCCCCAGAGTTCCAGGAACCACCGCCAACCCAAGGATACTTTTACGGCACAGGGTCCACACTCGCCAGAAGCTACACTGTCGAGAAAATGAACAACGACGTCCTCAGAATACCGAGAACCCTCGATCGACCCGTCTCCAGAAGACATCATTCTTCAGTTATGGTACCATCACACTCCCATTACATCCCGGGACCGAGAAGAGTGGTTCCCGTTCCCGTGAACATTTCTCAGTCGTCAAGAAGATTCTTGTCGCCGCCCCCATCTCACATTTTGATCCGTAAAGACCCTTATCTATTCAATTCTCAATCGACTTTACCCACCACATACGCCAGACTCCCGCCTCCACTTGCGCCATCAATATCAGAGAAAGTTGGCCGTTCACCGTCTTTAGTGAGGTCTCAGAGATCTTCAGCGGGCAGCACCATACGACCCGAGGATAACGCCTTACGGAATTCACGCAAAGATACAGCGATAAAAAATGGTCGCGATACCGAATCTTCGAGCGGCTCTTCAAGACCGCCCAGTCCTCCTTTAGATTACGAACCTTTCGCCTCTGCTCTGGGCGGCTCGAAAACACACCTCAGTCGGAAGGACCGATACGAAAAGGGCTCGTTCATAACTTCGGGAGCCGCTTCCCCTCCGTCTGTGATCTACCCTTACGACCCTTACATTTACCCGGCCCATTTGGCGGGCGACCCGACCATGAGACCGCGCTCTTTGTCACCCCCTGCAGCAGAAATCGAACATTCGACGAAGAATACgcgaaaaaagaaagagaaatcgaaAAAGAAATCGAAGAAATCCGCCAAAAAGGGTTCGAAAGACGCCGAGCTGCCGAACGATAATGTCGAGTACAGTTCGGAAGTCTTAAACGGTTCTGATAAACAAAACCGCTTCATGCTGGACCGAGCACACGCTTTCCAGAACGAAAGGGCCTTTGCCCGAAGCATTGCGGCCGAAAGCAAGAAACACGGCATCTACGACCAAGAGAACACGTCCTATCGACATTACCCTGATAGCGATCTTGTTAACTAA